One Tachysurus fulvidraco isolate hzauxx_2018 chromosome 2, HZAU_PFXX_2.0, whole genome shotgun sequence DNA segment encodes these proteins:
- the fam72a gene encoding protein FAM72A, producing MSTSNFKNKCVAQVNCIYCDSLLCTRGMKAVLLADTEIELFSTDMPPNRTVDFVAGCYSTESCKCKLRDIACLKCGNVVGYHVVAPCKPCLLSCNNGHFWMFNSEAVSTINRLDASGVNLLLWGDLPELEGSEDESTDSLSEEEYLR from the exons ATGTCTACGTCCAATTTTAAGAATAAATGTGTTGCTCAAGTGAACTGCATTTACTGCGATAGCCTTCTGTGTACAAGAGGAATGAAAGCTGTGCTTTTAGCTGATACTGAAATCGAGCTGTTCTCCACTGACATGCCTCCAAACAG GACCGTCGATTTCGTTGCAGGCTGCTATTCGACAGAAAGCTGTAAATGCAAATTAAGAGACATTGCTTGCTTGAAGTG TGGAAATGTTGTGGGGTATCATGTAGTGGCTCCGTGCAAACCCTGCCTGCTCTCCTGTAACAACGGCCACTTCTGGATGTTCAACAGTGAAGCTGTTTCCACCATTAACAGACTGGACGCATCAG GAGTGAATCTGCTGCTGTGGGGAGATCTGCCGGAGCTGGAGGGAAGTGAGGACGAGAGCACAGACAGCCTTTCAGAAGAGGAATACCTCAGATAG